The following nucleotide sequence is from Pedobacter sp. PACM 27299.
TTTTAGCAGTTCATACGCTGTGCTAAAATCATTACTGGCAAAAGCAGTATTTCCTTTATCTTGTTTTTTTATATTCACATTGTAGACTGCTGCAGAAATCAGCTGTGTATTTGCCTGGAATTTATCCAATCTTTTGGCTGAGTCAATTGCTTCCACAGCTAAGGTATAATAGCGATCAGAATTGTTGACATCCGTATCAATAATAGACACGTACGCGCTCAAATAAGCTTTAATTGCCCAGGTTTCCGGCCATTTTTTCGTCTTCTTATCATTCTGTGCAGCTTCAGCTGCTTTGATCCCCTCTCCTAGTATACTCAGCTGTTTTTTTTCATCCTGCTTACCAGCAATTGCCAGTTGAAGTTTTCCGACGCTATTTCTCGCAATTTGTAATTGGCTTTTTTGCGAAAAAGCATGGTTAGCACTCAATAAAACCAGGATAGCAGCATTAAATAAATAGATCTTTTTCATACTAGGGTGTGTTCTAGCTACAAACTTATAAAAAAAAAGGAGGGATAAAAATTACCCCTCCTTTTTAATATGATTATTACGTGCTAATTAAGGCTGTGTAGCTCTTAAAGCGTCTAATTTTTTCTTAGTCGCTTCATAGTTCACCTTGTCATCTTTAAATAAATAAATGATTTTCAAGTTCTCTAATGCATTTTCATTTTTAGGATCCAACTCTAATGCTGCTTTGTAGTAAGGAGTTGACTGATCAATAAACGTGATCATCTTTGCACTGATGGCATTGAATTCTTTCGTTTTTTTAGGATCAATTTTATTTCTCTCTGTTTGTAAAGCTAAAGCTTGTTTATAATAAGTATCACCTAATAAATATTGATAAATTGCATTTTTTGGATCTTTTGCAATTAATTTAGTCAACATCTCTTGAGATTTAGCAATATTACCAGATTTGATATAAAGATCAGTTTCTAGACCGATGAAATAAGAATCATCAGGGAATTTGCTGCCAGCTTCTTTTAATAAAGCTAAGCCTGCAACGCTGTCTTTCAATTTATCGAAAGTAATATTTACGATTTCAGAATAAAGAACTTTTGAGTCTTTATAACCTAAATCAATTGCTTTCTTGAAATTTCTAACTACCTCAGGATAGTTTTCTATTGATTTCGCGGTTACACCAGCGTTCACATACATAGAAGTATCTGTTGGGTTTTTAGTAGTTACTTCATTAAAGGCTGCTAATGCACTTGCGAAATCTTTTTTGTTATAAGCAAAAATCGCACGATTTCTCAAAGCATTATCCACATTGATTTCTGCTTGTTGGATATTGTCTTTCTCTGCATTTTTAGTGTCTAAAGCTTTTGCCTTAACGATTGCTTCTTCTGCAATCTTTTGGTTTGCTTTAGCATTGTTAAGATCCAAAGAATCTACCAACGCAATCCTAGATGCAAATAAGGCTCTATAAGACCATGCTTCTGGCATGTCTTTAGATTTCTCATGAACAATCGCTTTATCAGTATGGGCTAAACCTTCATTTAAGGTTTTCAAATTGTCTGCTAAAGTTGATGTTTTTGCAATAGCCAACAATGTCCATGCTTTTTTGGCTTCGTTTACTTCACTTTTTTGCGCATTTGCATAGGTGGCAGCACCTACTAATAGCATACTAAAAAGTACTTTTTTCATCTTGTTAATTTATGGGTCTAAAATTTAATTTTCTTCTTCTTCTGTATCCTCTTCATCCTCTTCATCATCCTCTTCTGTTTCTTCTTCCTCTTCGATGATTTCTTCTGATTGTGATCCTGCAATTTCGTCAGTAACGATCGCATCATTTACCACAACTGCACCTTCTTCTCCCTCTTCCAATTCAACTTCTTCGTCTTCATGTTCGATTTTAGCAACAGATGCAATTTCGTCATTTCCTTTCAGGTTGATTAAGCGCACCCCTTGAGTTGCTCTTCCCATTACCCTTAATTGACTAACTACAATTCGGATCACGATACCTGATTTGTTAATGATCATTAAATCATCCGCATCAGTTACGTTTTTAATGGCTACCAATGCACCGGTTTTTTCCGTTACACTAATGGTTTTAACACCTTTACCACCTCTATTTGTAACGCGGTAATCTTCAATATCAGTACGTTTACCGTAACCTTTTTCTGAAACTACCAAAATAGTTACACCCGGATCATCAACAGCAATCATGCCAACTACCTCATCCTGGTCGTGTGCAAGCGTTACACCTCTTACTCCGGTTGCAGTTCTACCCATTGGTCTCACCTTCTCCTCATTGAAACGAATTGCTCTTCCAGAACGTAAAGCCATGACAATTTCGCTCTTTCCAGTGGTTAAGCTTGCTTCTAATAGTTGATCACCTTCGTTAATGTTAATCGCATTGATACCATTTACACGTGGTCTTGAATAAGCTTCTAAAGAGGTCTTTTTGATCGTTCCCTTTTTAGTACACATGATAATGTAATTGTTTTCCAGGTATTCCTGGTCCTTCAAATTCTTTACCTTAATGTATGCTTTAATTTTTTCCTCTTTAGGAATATTGATGATGTTCTGAATTGCTCTACCTTTACTTAGTCTCGATCCTTCAGGAATTTCATAAACTCTCAACCAGAAACAACGTCCTGATTCTGTAAAGAACAACATGTAATTGTGGTTTGAAGCTACTAATAGGTGCTCAATGAAATCTTCATTTCTTGAATCACTACCTTTAGATCCTTTACCACCTCTACCTTGAGTGCGGTATTCAGTTGCAGGTGTACGCTTGATATAACCTTCATGTGAAATCGTGATCACTACGTCTTCATCTTCGATGAAATCTTCCATGCTCATGTCTTCTGCAGAATGTACGATCTGAGTTCTACGCTCATCACCATATTTCTCCATCATTTCAGTCAACTCATCCTTAATGATTATCATACGTAAATCTTCTGAATCCAGAATAGATTGTAAGTACTCAATAGTTTTCATTAATTCTTCGAATTCTTCTTTGATTTTATCGCGTTCCAGACCTGTTAACCTACGTAAGGTCATGTCAAGAATTGCTCTGGCTTGAATATCACTCAAACCAAATTTCTCCATTAATCCTACTCTAGCTTCCTCAGGCGTATTCGAAGCACGAATTAATTTAATTACTTCTTCAATATGATCCAAAGCAATTAATAACCCTTCCAGAATATGCGCTCTTTTCTTAGCTTCTGCCAGTTCAAATTTCGTTCTTCTCACCACTACATCATGTCTGTGGTCAACGAAATGACGAATCAAATCTTTCACGTTCAGCATTTGCGGTCTGCCATTAACAAGCGCAATATTGTTGACACTG
It contains:
- a CDS encoding tetratricopeptide repeat protein; protein product: MKKVLFSMLLVGAATYANAQKSEVNEAKKAWTLLAIAKTSTLADNLKTLNEGLAHTDKAIVHEKSKDMPEAWSYRALFASRIALVDSLDLNNAKANQKIAEEAIVKAKALDTKNAEKDNIQQAEINVDNALRNRAIFAYNKKDFASALAAFNEVTTKNPTDTSMYVNAGVTAKSIENYPEVVRNFKKAIDLGYKDSKVLYSEIVNITFDKLKDSVAGLALLKEAGSKFPDDSYFIGLETDLYIKSGNIAKSQEMLTKLIAKDPKNAIYQYLLGDTYYKQALALQTERNKIDPKKTKEFNAISAKMITFIDQSTPYYKAALELDPKNENALENLKIIYLFKDDKVNYEATKKKLDALRATQP
- the gyrA gene encoding DNA gyrase subunit A — encoded protein: MAEDLENQENDKIIKINIDEQMKSAYIDYSMSVIVSRALPDVRDGLKPVHRRVLYGMLDLGLANNKPYKKSARIVGEVLGKYHPHGDASVYNTMVRMAQEWSLRYLMVEGQGNFGSIDGDSPAAMRYTEARFQKIAEDMLADINKDTVDFQLNFDDSLQEPTVLPAKVPNLLINGSSGIAVGMATNMPPHNITEVINGTIAYIENKEITIAELMKHIKAPDFPTGAIIYGYTGVQEAFETGRGRIVMRAKAEIETHKDRETIIVTEIPYQVNKAMMIERTAELVGEKKIEGISNIKDESNKDGIRIVYEIKRDANASIVLNNLFKQTALQTSFSVNNIALVNGRPQMLNVKDLIRHFVDHRHDVVVRRTKFELAEAKKRAHILEGLLIALDHIEEVIKLIRASNTPEEARVGLMEKFGLSDIQARAILDMTLRRLTGLERDKIKEEFEELMKTIEYLQSILDSEDLRMIIIKDELTEMMEKYGDERRTQIVHSAEDMSMEDFIEDEDVVITISHEGYIKRTPATEYRTQGRGGKGSKGSDSRNEDFIEHLLVASNHNYMLFFTESGRCFWLRVYEIPEGSRLSKGRAIQNIINIPKEEKIKAYIKVKNLKDQEYLENNYIIMCTKKGTIKKTSLEAYSRPRVNGINAININEGDQLLEASLTTGKSEIVMALRSGRAIRFNEEKVRPMGRTATGVRGVTLAHDQDEVVGMIAVDDPGVTILVVSEKGYGKRTDIEDYRVTNRGGKGVKTISVTEKTGALVAIKNVTDADDLMIINKSGIVIRIVVSQLRVMGRATQGVRLINLKGNDEIASVAKIEHEDEEVELEEGEEGAVVVNDAIVTDEIAGSQSEEIIEEEEETEEDDEEDEEDTEEEEN